AAGAACTGGGTGTAGAAGTACTTCTGATCACCAATGCTTCGGGCGGTTTGAACCCTGATTTCGAGGTGGGGAGAGTCATGCTGATAAAAGACATCATCAACTTCATGGGCGACAATCCTCTTATAGGTCAAAATGTCGATGAATGGGGTCCACGCTTCCCGGACATGAGCGATGCGATAGACAAAGATCTGTTGGACAAGGCGCTTATTTCTGCCAAAGAGCTTGGTATAGGCGTCTATGAAGGAGTTTATGTAGGTGTGGCAGGTCCGAATTTTGAGACTCCTGCGGAACTCAGAATGCTGAGACGATTCGGTGCGGATTCTGTCGGCATGTCGACCGTACCGGAAGTTATAGTTGCGCGTCACGCAGGTATCAGGGTGCTCGGCCTTTCTGCGATATCGGACAGAGCCGTTCCGGACGATTTGAAGCCTCTTACAGCCGAGGAGGTCCTTGAAATGGCTAAGAGGGCTGGAAGCGACCTGAGTAAGCTGATATTGAAGACTTTGGAAAAAATATAGGGAGAGACAATCTCTCTCCCCTCTGGTGGGTGCGGTAGGGATTGAACCTACGGCCTCTTCCTCGTCAAGGAAGCGCTCTTCCACTGAGCTACGCACCCGAACAAGATTGATTCTACCATCGTCTTAAGAGCGTTGTCAATACAATTAAGTCGCGAAGTTGATTTGGATTACGAAATAATACGTGCAAGTTAACGGCATTTTGAATTTATAGGCTCCATAGATTATAATTGTACTATCACACTCATCTCTATTTCGAAAGGGGGCAACATTAGTGAAAAAGATTTTGCTGGTAACACTTACTATGCTTTTCTTAGCGTTTACTGCGTTTGCAAGCGACCCAGAAACATTTGTTACCCTAACCATCAGCGAGCCAGAGACACTAGATCCCCTGCAGTCTTATGACACTGCAAGTGGTGAGGCAATTCAGAACCTCTATGACAACTTGATTCAGTACGATGGACAGTCCATGAGCGAGTTCCTCCCTATGATCTCCACAGAAGTACCATCGGTGGAAAATGGACTTCTCTCTGCGGATGGAAGAGTCTATACTTTTCCGATAAGGGAAGGTGTCAAGTTCCATACCGGAAACACACTTACTCCGGAAGATGTTGAGTACTCCTTCGAAAGATACATCCTTGGAGATCCATCGGGTGGGCCTCACTGGATGATTATCGAAGCTTTTACCGGTGCCAATTTCGCAAGTATTGAAGACTTGTTCGAAGATTACGCTGGGATGCCCTATTCGGAGGCTGTGGATGTTGACAGGAACCCGACGTCCGAAGAAGCTAAGGCAAAACTGATCTCTTTCTATGAGGAAGTCGTAGATCCTCTAGTGGAGGTTGTAGACAATACTGTGGTCTTCACTCTTGAAAGCGCATTTGCTCCATTCATGAATATCATCTCGCACTTCGGCTCTTGGTCCGCTATTGTGGATTCGAAAACAGTCAAGGAACTCGGTGGCTGGGACGGAAATGCAGATGGCTGGTGGAAATGGCATGATCTTGAGGTTGAGGAATGTGTGTTGCATAACTTCGATGCGGGATCAGGCCCATTCAAGCTTGTTGAATGGGACAGGGCACAGCAGAAGGTAATACTTGAAAGATTTGACGATTACTGGGCAGGCCCCGCAAAGCTGAAGACAGTCGTTATTTGGGGTGTTGATGAATTCTCCACAAGGAAGGCAATCTTTGAAGCCGGTGACGCAGACATTGTGTATTTTCCTGCACAGTATCTTGATCAAGCCAGAGCACTTGAGGCTCAGGGTAAAGCGATAGTCACTCTAGGTTATCCTCAGGCAACCATTACTTCGCTCCACTTCAACTGGCTTGTGGTTGAAGGCAGCGAATATGTTGGCAGTGGGAAGCTTGATGGGAAAGGCATTCCGAGAGATTTCTTCTCCGATATTCATGTGAGAAGGGCCTTCACACATGCCTTCGATGCGGTTACATTTATCGAAGAAGTAGCAATGGGTCAGGGAAGACTTGTTCCCACAGACCTCCCCGAAGGATTCCTCGGTTTCGATGAGACCCTACCCCTTACCGAATTCAATCTAGCGAAGGCAGCTGCAGAATTCAAGCTTGCCTGGGGCGGAGAAGTCTGGGAAAAAGGCTTCACGATGCAGCTGATGTACAACACTGGTAATGAAGCCAGGCAGACTGCTTGTGAAATGCTTGCCTACTTCGTAAACTCGCTGAATCCGAAGTTCAAAATAACGACACTAGGCGTTCAGTGGCCGACGTACCTCAGCACTTATCAGAACGGATTGCTTCCTGCATTTGTAATAGGTTGGCAGGCGGATTATCCCGATCCCCATAACTTCATTGCTACCTACTACGCAAGCAATGGCGTTTATGGCAAACCTCAGGGAGAGCTTTATCAGGAATGGGCAAGAGAAAATGTTGATGAGTTGATCAGTGCTGCAATCAAGTCAACTGACCTTAAAGAACGAGAGGAACTCTACAAAGAAATCCAGAGAAGAGTCATTGACGCAGTTGTTGGATTGCCTATTTATCAGCCTACAGGTATCAACGTAAGAGCACCATGGGTTGAGGGTTGGTATCCGATGCCCGTCAGATCCAATTACTACTACTATCATCTTTCCAAGAGCAACTAAATGAACAGTTAGCTTTTGAGAGCCGGGAGTTTGCCGCCCGGCTCTTTTTTTGAGAAGAAATTTGGACTATAATTGGAAATGCAATCTCTTTTGGTAAGAGGGGTGATACTCAGGTGACTGCTTTCATAATCAGACGGCTCCTACTTATGCCGCTTATACTGATAGGCGTGACTTTGTTAATTTTCTCAATGATCTGGGCGCTGGGACCTGACAGACTTCTAGCTTCGTACATAAAGAGTCCTGAAGCACTTAAGACTCCGGATGCAGCGGAGAGACTCATCAGAAAGTATGGTTTGGATGAACCGATGCCTGTCCAGTATATCAAATGGCTTGGTAACATTCTGCAGGGCGATTTCGGTTATTCGATGGTGGGTAAGAAGGGCGTACTTCCAGCCATGCTTGAGCGTTTCCCGCATACTTTGGAGTTGACTATTTATGCGATTATTCCAGTAATATTGGTGGCAATATGGTTGGGAGTGATCTCTGCGGTTCATCAAAACAAGTTCATTGACCAGTTCATTAGGGTAGTTGCTCTAATAGGTTGGTCACTTCCCGATTTTGTCTTTGGACTCTTGCTGCTTATGCTTTTTTACTCAGTTCTGGGGTGGTTCCCGCCAGGAATGGCCAGCACTCAGTTTGATCTTGTGATGCGAGGCGCGGATTGGAAGACAATTACTTCAATGACTACGTTTGACGCGTTGTTGAATGGAAGATTCGATATATTTGTTGATGCGTTGCGTCACATCTTTCTCCCTGTGCTGACTCTAGCGTATTTGTGGTGGGCGTATCTTCTAAGAATTACGAGATCAAGTATGCTCGAAGTTCTCAGAAAAGACTACATAAGGACCGCAAGAGCAAAGGGAGTATCTGAAAAAGTGGTAATCAAGAAGCACGCAAGGAAGAATGCGTTAATTCCTGTCATAACAGTTTCCGGGGCTTCGATAATAGGGCTTCTTGGCGGTACTGTATTCGTTGAAACAATCTTCTCACGAGTCGGAATGGGTAGGTTCCTTGCCGATGCTGCGAGCCTTTTGGATTACTGGTCAATAATTGGCGGAGCTCTGTTCTTCTCATTTATTATGGTTGTTGGCAATCTGGTTGTTGATATCTCTTACGCCCTTGTTGACCCGAGAATAAGGCTAGAGTGAGGGGGAAGCTATTGATGCCTGCAAAGAGAAAGAGTGAATTCAGAAAGATAATGAAGAAATATTGGACAAACGGAACGGCAGTTCTTGGTACTTGTCTGCTGATCTTCTTCATAATCATAGCGATCTTTGCCCCTCAGATTGCTGGTGTTAATGAAATGGGTGACAATTACCAGATTCCAAGAGTTTCGTGGTCGTCGAAACCGATAGCTCCTTCAGCCGAACACCCGTTTGGGGTTATCGGTGGGAGAGATGTTTTCTATGGTGTTGTCTGGGGAACTAGAACTGCATTTAGACTGGGTCTAATCATAACAGGCTTTGCATCTTTGATTGGAGTCATTGTGGGATCTATAGCCGCATACTTTGGTGGTTGGGTCGATGAAATCCTCATGAGGATAACGGATATATTCTTGTCGATTCCCTTCCTGGTTGCTGCAATGGTTATGACAACGATTCTGGGCAAGGGTCTAGACAAAGTTATAATTGCTTTGATAATCTTCGGTTGGATGAGCACAGCGCGTCTTATTAGGGGAAATATCCTTCAAGCGAGAGAAGAGCAATATGTGCTCGCAGCAAAAGCTCTCGGACAGAAGGATTGGAAGATTATTATCAAGCATATCCTTCCAAACACGATCTTTCCGGTTGTCGTTCAGATGTCAATGAGAATAGGTTCTTATGTTATTACTGCAGCAGGATTGAGCTTCCTAGGGGTTGGGGCAGAACCTGGTTATGCTGACTGGGGAACGATACTTTCCTATTCAAGGAACTGGATGACGATGCTTGACCAGTCATGGTTTGCAATTGTCTTCCCCGGTACTGCCATGGTGCTCTTCGTTCTTGCATGGAACCTTGTCGGAGATGCCTTGAGGGATATCTTCGACCCGAGAATGAGAAGCTAAGGAGGTTTGAGTCATGGTTAAGAAGAAAGCACTGTTGCAGGTTGAAGATTTGAGAACCTATTTTCACACAGAGGATGGAATCGTGAAAGCCGTCGATGGAGTGACGTTCGAGGTCTTTCCAGGAGAGACGCTTGGAATCGTCGGTGAATCTGGCTGCGGAAAGAGTGTCACCTCTCTTTCGATAATGAGACTTCTTGACGAGAAGGGGGAAATTGCAGGCGGTAAGATAATCTTCGACGACCAAGATGTAATGGCGATTCCGGAATCCAAGATGATGAAGATCAGGGGAAACGATATGGCTATGATTTTTCAGGAACCCATGACGGCTCTGAATCCAGTTTTTACGATAGGATTCCAGATAATGGAAGCTATCTTGCTTCATCAGGATGTTGACGAAAAGAAGGCCCGGAAAATGGCAATAGATATGCTTAAGAAGGTTGGAATTCCCGAACCTGAAAAGCGGATCGATGAATATCCCCACGAACTCTCTGGAGGGATGCGCCAAAGAGCTATGATAGCGATGTCTCTCTCCTGTAATCCCAAACTGCTTTTCGCAGATGAGCCCACGACTGCTCTTGACGTGACTATTCAGGCGCAGATACTTGAGCTCATGAAGTCTCTTCAGGATCAGTATGGTATGGCTCTAGTAATGATTACTCATGACCTGGGAGTCATTGCCGAGATGGCCCAGAGAGTCGTAGTGATGTACGCCGGAAAGGTTGTTGAATATGCCGACGTTCATACCCTATTCAAAAATCCAAGGCATCCATACACCTGGGGGCTAATGAATGCGATTCCCAAGCTGGATGAAGATAAAGAGGTTCTCTATAACATTCCCGGTGTCGTTCCTGACCCTCTTGATTTCCCAGACGGATGCAGGTTCAATACGAGATGCCCTCTCGCTACCGATAAGTGCCGAAAGGAAGAGCCGCCACTGGTAGAGATAGAAAACGAACACACTGCTGCCTGCTGGCATATCGATAAGCTCATTGAAACTATCAAGGTATCTAGGGCAGGTGAGACTGCATGAGTAAATCCAGCGAAAGCAAACTGCTTCTCAGATCAGACAGACTAATAAAATATTTCCCAGTAAAAGCAGGAGTCTTCAGAAGAGTTGTTGATCAGGTGAAGGCCGTGGATGACGTCAGTTTCAATGTATATGAGAAGGAGACACTTGGGCTAGTCGGAGAGTCAGGTTGTGGAAAGACAACTGCTGGGATGACTGTTCTAAGATTATATGAGCCGACTTCGGGAAGAATAATCGTTGGAGACGAAGATACGACGCATTTCTTCATGCCGGCTTTGAAGGCAAGAAAGTACCTGAAAAGTACGTATATTGATAAATTCGTCGATTTGAAAGCAAAGGCAGGGACTGTTGAGGGCGCCCTTAACTCTATTGAAGATGAGTTCGATAAGAGTATGGCTGAGAAGTATTTCAAAGAGTTCAATGAAGACAGGAGTGAGTTCATCAAGAGTCTTCTGGGAAATAGAGAAGAGAAGAGGAAGGCTTTTAGAAGAGATGCTCAGATTATCTTCCAGGATCCCTTTTCTTCGCTTAATCCAAGAATGAGGGTTAAGAACATAATCGGCGAGGGAGCAAGAATTCATGGTCTTGCAACCGGCCGTGACGTTCTGGACAAAGTCGCCGATATTATGACAAAAGTCGGTCTGTCAAAGGATCATATGTCGAGGTTCCCTCATGAGTTCAGCGGCGGGCAGCGACAGAGGATAGGAGTTGCCAGAGCGCTAATTCTGAATCCAAGGCTTATTGTATGCGACGAGGCCGTCTCCGCGCTTGACGTTTCGATCCAAGCCCAGATTCTAAATCTTCTAAGTGATCTTCAAAAGGAGTTCGGACTTACATACCTGTTTATTGCACACGATCTTGGTGTCGTGAAGCATGTCAGTAAGCGCGTTGCAGTAATGTATCTTGGAAAGATCGCCGAGCTATCAGACAAGAAGAAATTATTCGATAACCCTCTCCATCCGTACACGGTCTCTTTGATGTCTGCAATTCCCGAGGCTAACCCTGAAAAGAAGAAACAAAGAATACTTCTCGAAGGGGACGTTCCCAGCCCAATAAACCCACCCTCTGGCTGTAGATTCCATCCGAGATGTCCGATAGCGAAGGACGTTTGCTCAAAGGAAGAACCCAAGCTTCAGGACGTAGGTGGAGGGCATTTCGTGTCCTGTTTCTTCCCCGGAGAACTGAAGAGAGGTTTATGATCTATACCATTCCGCCGATGCCGTTGATGATTATCTGGATATCGGCGGGATGTTTCTTCTGAATCTTCTCTAGGAAACCATAGCTTCCATCTATTGGCATCTTCACCACTAATTTCATTCTATAAGAGTTCTTAAGCTTGGAGAGAAGAGGGGCTAGGGGCCCGAAGACTTCTAGAGAGCTGACTCCTGACTCTTGTATCTCCTTTAAAACCCTTTCTGCCAGTTCTCCGCTTTCATCCTCTGAACTTCCATAACAGATAATCTCGGCGATTCTACTGAACGGCGGGTTGTTCAGTTTCTTGCGAAGGTTGATTTCGCCTTCATAGAAGGACTCGTAGTCTCTTTCACAGGCTGCTCTCATAATTCTGTTGTTTGGATTGAAAGTTTGAATGAACGCTTTTCCTACACTTGCCCGGCCTGAGCGCCCACTAACCTGAGCGATATGCTGAAAGGCGGTCTCGGAACTGTCGTAACTGGGGAAGCTCATCAGTCTGTCCGCATCGACGATAAGAACCATCTCAACATCCGGAAAGTCAAGGCCCTTCGTAATCATCTTTGTTCCAACAATTACCTGGCAGTTTTTTCTGGAGATCTCTAGCAAGGCCTTTTCATAAGCAATCGGGTTGTCGATCGTCTCTCTATCCATCCTCATGATTTTCGTGGACGGAAAGAACTTTTGAAGATCGTGTTCCACTCTCTCCGTTCCAAAGCCCCTTGCAGAGAGAGTCATAGATCCGCATTCTGGGCAGACTTTCGGGATCGCGCTCCTGTGACCGCAGTAATGGCACTTAAGCAAATTATCGTTTCTGTGAAAAGTCATGGATACCGAGCAGTGAGGACAGGTGATAGTCTTTCCACATGTGTAGCAAACGACGTAATTCGAATAACCTTTCCTATGCACAAAAACGAATACTTGTTTTCCTTCCGAGACAGTCCGCTTTATCTCTTCAAGTGCTTGTTTGCTTATTATGGGATTTTTCTCATCTTTCATGTCGATTACTCTAATCGTTGGGAATGAGCCGACAGGTCTTTCGGTAAGAGATAATAAGGAAATCCTGCCTGATTCGGTAAGATGGTAGTGATCAACTCTTGGAGTCGCAGATCCTAGAATCACAGGTATGTTCCCAAGTTCTGCTTTGCGTATTGCAGCCTGAACCCCGTCGTAGAAAGGCACACTCTGCTGATAGAAACTCGAGTCATGCTCCTCGTCTACGATTATTAGACCTGTATTCTTCATTGGTACCCAGAGCGAGCTCCGCGTACCAACCAGGATGTCTACATTCCCTTCAACTGAATCGAGCCAGATCATCTGGCGCTGTACTCGGGTCATGTAACTGTGGTACTGTCTAACATCTCTTCCCGGAAAGGCTCCCCTGATCCTTGCGAGGAGTTGCGGAGTCAACGACACTTCGGGGACAAGATACAGTATCTGCCGGCCTCTATTTAGCCAGTATTCCATAACCTTGAAGTAAACCTCTGTCTTTCCGGTGCCTGTCAACCCGTGGAGAAGAAAGGACTTTGAGTCGCTTTCCATTATCTCTCTGTATACCTCTTTCTGGCTGACACTTAGCTCATCGACGGCGGGAATTACCCAGTGGGAGTCGTCTTCCTCAATTTCCTCTACCAAAAGAATTCCTTTTGAGATCAACGTATCAATCGGACTTCGACTTCTGAGCTTGAGTTTCTTTTCCAGCTCGGTTATCTCTTCCGATTCGACTGAAAGCAGATAATCAACTACGATCTGCCATAGCGGGGTGAGCTCTTCTTCTATAATCCCTGTCTTCTTTGCTAGCGACACTCTCCGTGTCTTTCGTTTCTTCGGAGTCTTTCGGTCAAAGCTATGCATGATCTTCACTTTTCTGGAGGCGAGAAGTTTTTTGAGATAGTCTTCGCCAAACTCCTTGATGAATTTATCCTTTTGAGTAGGTGGAAATCCAAGCTCGTCTGAAAAGGCAACAACGTAATCATCGATTGAAAGCAGCTTGCCCGGCGGAAAGAACAAATCAAATACTTTGCCTGGGGGTGCCAGATACTCTCTCATTACAAACTTTGCGAGTTCGAGATCCACTTGTGAAAGAAAGGAACGATCATCGACTTTCTTGTTCACACTCTTGATCTTGAAGGGTCCTCTTTTTTCTTCCAATGATACTACATAACCAATGGTATTTCGCCCGGCGAAATTCACTTCGACCCTCTCACCCGGTTCAACAGGGGCGTCGATTTTGTATGTGTACGTATCATGCAGAGGAGAATTGGAAATCGCGATCTGAATAAGCATTGGCTATCGCTCCTGTCTGTGGTAAACAATTTGTGATAATAGATCAGAGCCTCCTGCTCTGCTTTCGGGATACTTGTAGAGACTTGAGTAAAATCTTACGGCTGTGAAATCCCTCTTCAGCTGTGCCTCAAGCAAGTCAACATCTATCTTCATTTCATCTTTGAGAGATTTGTCTACTACTTTTCTCCATAAAGAAGCCGTGGTTATGATTGGGATATTCGTTGAGCGCTTGATGTTCGAAAGATGAGTTCTTCCCTTTTCATTGAAGCCCAGTATCCGAATGTATTGAGGGCCGAGTTCGTTGCTTCTTCTTATTAGGTCGTCTGTGAATCTAAAGATGGGATAGTACATAAGCCGTCTGATTCTAGATAAGGTGAACCGCTTCGATTTGACGCAGTGCAGAAACCCTTCAAGACTACCTTCTATGGAACATTCTTGAAATCTCGCGTCTAGACCTTCGACGAACCCATAATATCGGCAATAGTCCTCTCTTGATAAGAGCCTGAAAAAGGAAATGAAGAAGGATTCAACATCCTCCTTGAAGACGGGACCTCTTCCGCACCTGATTTCCCGAAGGATTATATCAAGGGATTCCTTTGGCATTGTTTGAGAAGCGCTCTCGATATTGCCATTTTGAATCAGCCTTCTGATTGCCGTTGCGGAAGAAAATTCTCCACGATGCTCTTCATCAGTATAAGAAGCTCCGACTCTCCTTATTGAGTGGGGAATCATCTTGCTCTTTATCTCTTGAATCGCTCTCAAGTATTCCACACCCAGGATGTTGTTGGATGAACCTATCTCTTCAATTCGGTGTGAAAGAGCCGCATTTTCAGTATGTATAAAGTCTCTCAGAGCATACTTTCTGGCATTAGGAAATGAATGACCTGTCTTAAGATGTTTCTTCAAAAGATCCTGATAGTGTTCGGGTTCTTTGATCAAAACTTTGGACACGGCCTTCATCAGGTCGATATCGTCTGTCTCGCTTCCGAAAACGACATCTGTTGCTCCCACATGGTCAAGTGTCCATATTGATCCCGTTGCGAACCCTCCGGCGTCCTGCAAGGAATACACTACCGGCAATTCGAGAACCAGGTCGACACCTTGCTCCAGAGCTGCTTCTGCTCTTGCAAACTTCTCGACAATTGCAGGCTCTCCTCGCTGAACAAAATTGCCGCTCATAACCGCAACGGTGACATCCGGCTTCACAATCTCTTTCGAATGTGAAAGATGATAAAGATGACCATTATGAAAGGGATTGTATTCAACAACGAGACCAAGCACCTTCATTTACGGACCTCCAATTTGAAGAACATATCGCGTTGCTATTCCTATTATCGATAACACAACCCGTTACTATGGAGCCATTATCACAAGCTCAAGCCAGATATCTTCGGTGGAAAAGGGCGTCTTTGGATCAGATCATAATCAATTTAGAGGTGAAAAGGTAGAGGTCCGAAGATCAAGATTAAACGTAACGCCAGGTCAGGCTGAACTTGATCAAACATCTAGCCCCTGCTTTTTTCCTCTCGAGTGTATATTCACTACCTATTCTGCTATTGATTCAGTCATGACAAAAAGCCTGTCAACCGCCCTTTGAAAGAGCCGCTGCACGCTGTATTTAACCTCCTTCGATAAGAGTCGCTCAACGCTTGAGAGAACAAGCTGTTCGCTGAAGACCACGCTGCCCGTCACAGGTCGCCGTTCTCTGAGAAGACCGGTTAGAAATATCCCATCGGCGATGAAGTGATTGACGCCCCTCTCGAGAGCTCATCATTACCCGCATCATCTCTTTGATGCCAAATCATTTTGCTTCTTAGTTCCAGAATCAGTCATCACTATCAAATAGACCTGACTATGCGAATATCTACACTCTTGTTCTTTAGCCCCCCGCTTGAGCACCTTATCATTCAACACATCATCTTCTTTGGAGTTCGATCATCTCGCTTCTTACTTCCAGAATTGTCATCATTAGCAAATGAACCTGGCTATATGCTCTTGATCTACAATCCCAATTTGAGCGGGGCGGGTGTTTGCGGCCTGAAGATCCGCTTATCAAAATACGCTGCACGCTGAGTGTTGTGAAAAGCCAAGAAGCAAAAACAGAGACTGGCGGGGTCCTGACGTCTGTCCCGTTTTTTGCTATCTATCTTCAAAGGCCAACACCCTCCGCCACTGCGTGGCCCTCCTCCCTCAAGGGAGGACTTAAGATCAGGATCATCAAGAGCCAAACGCAGCGTAATGCATCATAATCAAATCTACTCAAGAGAGAGCGCACAGCGTACCTTGCTGAGGGAGAAGGAGTATCATATTATTCCTCACTAACTCCCTAACTAAAGATAATAATGAGTCTCTCGAAAGAGGACTCAAAAGCAAGGTCGTTCTGAGAACCTCACATGCCGTCATGCTTAAGAGATCCGTCCTTGGTCCTTCGTCAAGACCATGAAACCGTCCTTCGAAGAACGGTTCTTCGTTCCGACGCCACGCGTCCAGGTTCTTCGTAAAACTGAGGTCAGAGGACAGAGATGAGAGGTTGGAAGAGCGATAAGATCTTGACTCTCTAACCTCTAACCTCACCCCACTCCCACGATCTCTCCATACAACGGTCCCGCGGATACTCTATCTACTTTGATCTTAACAGATTTGCCGATCAGTTCGGGTTGTGCTTCGTAGATGACGATTTTGTTGTTCATTGTTCTTCCGTAGATCTTGCCGTTTCCTTTGATCTTGCCTTCGCCGATTACATCTATAACTTTGTCAAGATACTTCTCGTTTTCTTCCCTGTTGATGTGTTTTTGCAAAGCGAGAAGATCATTGAGCCTTCTAGTCTTCACTTCTTGTGGAACATCATCAGCCATCTTTCTTGCAGATATCGTGCCTTCTCTGGGTGAATACATTGCCAGGTTGATTCGTTCAAATCTGATTTCCTTCACAAGCGAAACCGTTTCTACGTACTCCTCTTCTGTCTCCCCGGGAAAGCCGATAATAATATCACTGCTCAAGGTTGCATCAGGAATTCTTGTTTTGACACGTTCGATGAGATCTAGATAGTACTCTCTCGAATAGCCCCTGTTCATTGCTTTCAAGATTCGATCGCTTCCCGACTGAACGGGCAAGTGGATGGAGCGAGATATCTTTTCGGATGAAGCAATTACTTCAATCAACTCGTCGCTGAAGTCTCTTGGGTATGAAGTGAGAAACCAGATTCTTTCAATTCCATCTATCTTCGTCGTCTCTCTTATAAGCTCTGCAAGTGAAGACCCATCCTTCAAGTCCTTTCCGTATGAATCGACATTTTGTCCAAGGTAGGTTATTTCTTTATAACCTTCAGCTACAAGTTTTCTTGCCTCGGATAGGATGTCTTCCATTTCCCTGCTCTTCTCTCTTCCTCTTGTATATGGCACAATACAGTAAGAACAGAATTTGTCGCAGCCAAATATTATGGTAATCCAGGCGTGATGCGAGCTAGTCCTAATTCTAGGAGTATCCGAATCGAGTTCATCGATGAAGTCGCCCATCTCTATGAATCTCTCGCCCGACTCCGCTCTTCTGAGCAATTCATCTACTTTCGTAATCGAGCGTGTCCCAAACACGAAGTCAACCTCTTTGTGAGTAAGCAGTTCGGTGGCATTCTTCTCGGCTACACATCCGCAGACACCTACCAGAAGTCTCCTATTCTTCTTCTTAAGCGCCTTCAGTTGGCCTAGTTTGCCGTACAGCTTGTTCTCAGATTTGCCTCTTACGGCGCATGTGTTTACGATGATTGCGTCTGCTTCTTCCTCATTGCCTGCAATCTTGTGACCGGCGTCAGAGAGAATACCCATCATAGCTTCTGTATCGTTCATATTCATCTGGCAACCGAATGTCCTGAATGCTACTTTCAAGTGATCACTCCTAATCCGATATCATTGATCAGCTAAATTGTACCGCATTAAGTTAGGACGAGAAACCCCGGTATGTTACCATTCTAATGTGTCTCTTTGTACGAAAGTGCAAGCGAAAAGTCTCTGGATAGAGACTATCGGCTAAGAGCAGCATCTGAATTCAGGCAACGCTACTGGAGGTGCGAAGTGTTTTCGGAAGCTTTTAGGATAGCAAGTCAGTTCACAAGACCGGTCATAGTTCTGACGAGAAGCGGTACGGGCAAGGTGTCCGCAACTTGCGGGACCTTCATGATACTTAATCGAGAAGGCTGGATAATAACAGTTGCTCACCTGTGGCAATCGTATTTCTTATACAAACAGCAGCAGACGAAAAAGGAAAACGATCCGGAGAAGAAGATTGAAAATCATTCGTTTTGGTGGGGTGGAGATGGAAAGAGCCTGAAGGATATAAAGCCATTCCCAGAGTCCGATCTAGTTGTTGGTAGACTTGACCCGTTCGACCCCTCTGAGATCATGGAGTATCCCGTTTTCGTGACACCTGAGGAAA
The Mesotoga sp. Brook.08.105.5.1 DNA segment above includes these coding regions:
- the priA gene encoding primosomal protein N' yields the protein MLIQIAISNSPLHDTYTYKIDAPVEPGERVEVNFAGRNTIGYVVSLEEKRGPFKIKSVNKKVDDRSFLSQVDLELAKFVMREYLAPPGKVFDLFFPPGKLLSIDDYVVAFSDELGFPPTQKDKFIKEFGEDYLKKLLASRKVKIMHSFDRKTPKKRKTRRVSLAKKTGIIEEELTPLWQIVVDYLLSVESEEITELEKKLKLRSRSPIDTLISKGILLVEEIEEDDSHWVIPAVDELSVSQKEVYREIMESDSKSFLLHGLTGTGKTEVYFKVMEYWLNRGRQILYLVPEVSLTPQLLARIRGAFPGRDVRQYHSYMTRVQRQMIWLDSVEGNVDILVGTRSSLWVPMKNTGLIIVDEEHDSSFYQQSVPFYDGVQAAIRKAELGNIPVILGSATPRVDHYHLTESGRISLLSLTERPVGSFPTIRVIDMKDEKNPIISKQALEEIKRTVSEGKQVFVFVHRKGYSNYVVCYTCGKTITCPHCSVSMTFHRNDNLLKCHYCGHRSAIPKVCPECGSMTLSARGFGTERVEHDLQKFFPSTKIMRMDRETIDNPIAYEKALLEISRKNCQVIVGTKMITKGLDFPDVEMVLIVDADRLMSFPSYDSSETAFQHIAQVSGRSGRASVGKAFIQTFNPNNRIMRAACERDYESFYEGEINLRKKLNNPPFSRIAEIICYGSSEDESGELAERVLKEIQESGVSSLEVFGPLAPLLSKLKNSYRMKLVVKMPIDGSYGFLEKIQKKHPADIQIIINGIGGMV
- a CDS encoding nucleotidyltransferase, whose protein sequence is MKVLGLVVEYNPFHNGHLYHLSHSKEIVKPDVTVAVMSGNFVQRGEPAIVEKFARAEAALEQGVDLVLELPVVYSLQDAGGFATGSIWTLDHVGATDVVFGSETDDIDLMKAVSKVLIKEPEHYQDLLKKHLKTGHSFPNARKYALRDFIHTENAALSHRIEEIGSSNNILGVEYLRAIQEIKSKMIPHSIRRVGASYTDEEHRGEFSSATAIRRLIQNGNIESASQTMPKESLDIILREIRCGRGPVFKEDVESFFISFFRLLSREDYCRYYGFVEGLDARFQECSIEGSLEGFLHCVKSKRFTLSRIRRLMYYPIFRFTDDLIRRSNELGPQYIRILGFNEKGRTHLSNIKRSTNIPIITTASLWRKVVDKSLKDEMKIDVDLLEAQLKRDFTAVRFYSSLYKYPESRAGGSDLLSQIVYHRQER
- a CDS encoding oligopeptide/dipeptide ABC transporter ATP-binding protein; the protein is MSKSSESKLLLRSDRLIKYFPVKAGVFRRVVDQVKAVDDVSFNVYEKETLGLVGESGCGKTTAGMTVLRLYEPTSGRIIVGDEDTTHFFMPALKARKYLKSTYIDKFVDLKAKAGTVEGALNSIEDEFDKSMAEKYFKEFNEDRSEFIKSLLGNREEKRKAFRRDAQIIFQDPFSSLNPRMRVKNIIGEGARIHGLATGRDVLDKVADIMTKVGLSKDHMSRFPHEFSGGQRQRIGVARALILNPRLIVCDEAVSALDVSIQAQILNLLSDLQKEFGLTYLFIAHDLGVVKHVSKRVAVMYLGKIAELSDKKKLFDNPLHPYTVSLMSAIPEANPEKKKQRILLEGDVPSPINPPSGCRFHPRCPIAKDVCSKEEPKLQDVGGGHFVSCFFPGELKRGL
- the miaB gene encoding tRNA (N6-isopentenyl adenosine(37)-C2)-methylthiotransferase MiaB, producing MKVAFRTFGCQMNMNDTEAMMGILSDAGHKIAGNEEEADAIIVNTCAVRGKSENKLYGKLGQLKALKKKNRRLLVGVCGCVAEKNATELLTHKEVDFVFGTRSITKVDELLRRAESGERFIEMGDFIDELDSDTPRIRTSSHHAWITIIFGCDKFCSYCIVPYTRGREKSREMEDILSEARKLVAEGYKEITYLGQNVDSYGKDLKDGSSLAELIRETTKIDGIERIWFLTSYPRDFSDELIEVIASSEKISRSIHLPVQSGSDRILKAMNRGYSREYYLDLIERVKTRIPDATLSSDIIIGFPGETEEEYVETVSLVKEIRFERINLAMYSPREGTISARKMADDVPQEVKTRRLNDLLALQKHINREENEKYLDKVIDVIGEGKIKGNGKIYGRTMNNKIVIYEAQPELIGKSVKIKVDRVSAGPLYGEIVGVG